In Abditibacteriaceae bacterium, one genomic interval encodes:
- a CDS encoding ATP-dependent DNA helicase RecQ: protein MPHAVAAASDLHAALEKTFGFREFRPLQEDAIRTSLEGRDVLVVMPTGAGKSLCFQLPAILTDGLTLVISPLVALMRDQVEGLRARNGFRGLGAASLNSLQNSDEQREIMSGIENGNVRLLYVAPERFRQNGFLQMLQRRGVARFVVDEAHCISEWGHDFRPDYLQMRETIDALGRPPVIAVTATATLRVQESIKKNLGIEPEVFVGGFNRPNLHYAVHKCKNDTERQNLLARALPKLAASGSGLIYGSTRKQCEEVAAIASKALAPSGKKAAAYHAGLDASTRNALQSAWLSGEICLLAATNAFGMGIDKPDVRFVVHYAHPESLESYYQEAGRAGRDGKRSRCVILYHFADKRTREWFIDNDALEAADVQTAHAQIVLAAKKEDVVHIPRIWWKTALDWSEVKSRLALSELERCGALQRLAETADETILRIVERKMPAAAFARIAADLQRQRDERLRRLDEMVGYCKTDRCRRQMTLGYFGDWEKPRTRRDDGKLFCCDNCEKKEKAELSGEPQIDRTPMQKSERVSMPTRVEAEIHSLLQGMDALWPQVGRGRLNKILRGANSKEVERFRRESCPLLGALAGASESAVNTFLDKLLDEGLLHQGDEDEYFVVRVTRAGREAWQGKIELGVSVPNSARTRSDLEETDDEMFEALRDWRRTKAREENLPPYCVLGDKCLLEIARVKPQSEDELQSVSGIGPSKLEKYGAAILGITR, encoded by the coding sequence ATGCCTCACGCCGTCGCCGCCGCTTCCGATCTTCACGCAGCCCTTGAAAAAACCTTTGGATTCCGCGAGTTCCGCCCGCTGCAAGAAGACGCGATTCGTACTTCTTTGGAAGGCCGCGACGTTCTCGTTGTCATGCCGACAGGCGCCGGAAAAAGCCTGTGTTTCCAGCTTCCCGCAATTCTCACCGATGGTTTAACGCTTGTCATTTCGCCGCTCGTCGCCCTGATGCGCGATCAAGTCGAAGGATTGCGTGCGCGCAACGGTTTTCGCGGACTGGGCGCGGCATCGCTTAATTCGCTCCAGAATTCCGACGAGCAGCGCGAAATCATGAGCGGCATCGAAAACGGCAACGTGCGTTTGCTGTACGTCGCGCCTGAACGCTTTCGCCAGAACGGTTTCCTGCAAATGCTCCAACGGCGGGGCGTCGCGCGTTTCGTTGTGGATGAGGCGCACTGCATCTCGGAATGGGGCCACGATTTCCGCCCCGATTACTTGCAGATGCGCGAAACCATCGATGCGCTCGGACGCCCGCCGGTTATCGCAGTGACGGCAACCGCCACCTTGCGAGTGCAGGAAAGCATCAAGAAGAATCTGGGCATCGAGCCGGAAGTGTTCGTCGGTGGTTTCAACCGGCCCAATCTTCATTACGCCGTTCACAAGTGCAAAAACGACACGGAGCGGCAGAATCTGCTCGCGCGCGCTCTGCCGAAATTAGCCGCAAGCGGCAGCGGCCTGATTTACGGTTCGACACGCAAGCAATGCGAAGAGGTCGCGGCGATTGCTTCCAAAGCTCTTGCGCCAAGCGGTAAAAAAGCGGCGGCGTATCACGCGGGCCTCGATGCCAGTACCCGCAACGCGTTGCAAAGCGCGTGGCTTTCGGGCGAAATTTGCCTGCTCGCCGCGACCAACGCGTTCGGCATGGGCATCGACAAGCCTGACGTGCGCTTCGTCGTGCATTACGCGCATCCCGAAAGTTTGGAAAGTTACTATCAGGAAGCGGGGCGCGCCGGACGCGACGGCAAGCGCAGTCGCTGCGTGATTCTTTATCACTTCGCCGACAAACGCACGCGCGAATGGTTCATCGATAACGATGCGCTCGAAGCTGCCGACGTGCAAACAGCGCACGCGCAAATCGTTTTAGCCGCCAAGAAAGAAGATGTTGTTCATATTCCGCGCATCTGGTGGAAAACCGCGCTCGATTGGAGCGAAGTCAAATCGCGTTTGGCTTTGAGCGAACTCGAACGCTGCGGCGCGTTGCAGCGTTTGGCTGAAACCGCCGATGAAACCATCCTGCGTATCGTCGAGCGCAAGATGCCCGCGGCAGCGTTCGCCCGCATCGCCGCCGATTTACAGCGCCAGCGCGACGAACGTTTGCGACGTTTGGACGAGATGGTTGGCTACTGCAAAACCGACCGCTGCCGCCGTCAGATGACGCTCGGTTATTTCGGCGATTGGGAAAAGCCGCGCACGCGCCGCGACGACGGCAAGTTATTCTGCTGCGACAACTGCGAGAAGAAAGAGAAAGCCGAATTGTCGGGTGAGCCCCAAATCGACCGTACTCCGATGCAAAAGAGTGAGCGCGTTTCGATGCCGACACGCGTCGAGGCCGAGATTCATTCGCTCTTACAGGGCATGGACGCGCTGTGGCCGCAAGTCGGGCGAGGCAGATTAAACAAAATTCTGCGCGGCGCGAACTCGAAAGAAGTCGAGCGGTTTCGCCGTGAAAGCTGCCCGCTTCTCGGCGCTTTAGCAGGCGCGAGCGAAAGCGCTGTCAATACGTTTCTCGATAAATTGCTCGACGAAGGCTTGCTGCATCAAGGCGATGAAGATGAATATTTCGTCGTTCGTGTCACGCGTGCCGGACGCGAAGCGTGGCAAGGCAAAATCGAGTTGGGAGTCTCAGTTCCCAACTCGGCGCGCACGCGGAGCGATTTAGAGGAAACGGATGACGAAATGTTTGAAGCCCTGCGCGATTGGCGTCGCACCAAGGCGCGCGAAGAAAACCTGCCGCCGTATTGCGTGCTTGGCGATAAATGTTTGCTCGAAATCGCGCGAGTGAAACCACAGAGCGAAGACGAATTGCAAAGCGTTTCGGGCATCGGCCCGTCGAAGTTGGAAAAATACGGCGCGGCGATTCTCGGAATTACCCGCTAA
- a CDS encoding phage holin family protein produces the protein MIPFLIRTAINAAALLLIARLSDGAIIVRSIPVALLVALVLGVAGATVKPILLAVAKGMTCALSCLTLGLWSFALSFLINGLLFWGAAQLLEGFEIKDNNFWTAAFGAFVLACVNVFATAITRGDDDK, from the coding sequence ATGATTCCATTTCTCATTCGCACGGCGATTAATGCTGCAGCGCTTTTGCTCATTGCGCGTCTGTCGGACGGCGCGATCATCGTGCGTTCGATTCCCGTTGCACTCCTGGTGGCGCTCGTTTTGGGCGTTGCGGGCGCGACGGTGAAACCAATTTTGCTTGCCGTTGCCAAAGGAATGACGTGCGCGCTTTCATGCCTGACTCTCGGGCTATGGAGCTTTGCGCTTTCGTTCCTGATTAACGGTTTGCTCTTCTGGGGCGCGGCGCAGCTTCTCGAAGGCTTCGAGATCAAGGACAACAACTTTTGGACAGCGGCGTTTGGCGCATTTGTCCTCGCGTGCGTCAATGTTTTTGCGACCGCGATTACGCGGGGCGACGACGATAAATAA
- the rapZ gene encoding RNase adapter RapZ, with protein MEKHNPLQFIIITGLSGAGKGLAQHHFEDFGFFCVDNLPPSLLPMFAELCQRGDIGRVAIVVDVRGGTFFNDLNDALEQLARNGVKYQILYLDADDDLLVKRFKETRRRHPLSDENSDLQTAIASERVALTSLREHADKIVNTSHVTPRELRAAIESTFLNNGDRAQMLVQINSFGFKHGLPTDADLVFDVRFLPNPNYDREIGHLDGYSTAVQDYVMREKVTEDFLSHLGSFVDFCVPQYEKEGKSYLSIAIGCTGGRHRSVVMSNWLSDRLGENGYRVSVSHRDLHRSAKEGAEKVRSISTEAKDAA; from the coding sequence ATGGAAAAGCATAATCCGTTGCAATTCATCATCATTACGGGCCTTTCGGGCGCGGGCAAAGGTCTCGCGCAGCATCACTTCGAAGACTTCGGCTTCTTCTGCGTCGATAACCTGCCGCCGAGCCTCTTGCCGATGTTCGCCGAACTGTGCCAGCGCGGTGACATCGGGCGCGTGGCGATTGTTGTCGATGTGCGCGGCGGGACGTTCTTCAACGACCTCAACGACGCCCTCGAACAACTGGCGCGCAACGGCGTGAAATATCAGATTTTATATCTCGATGCTGACGACGATTTGCTAGTCAAGCGCTTCAAGGAAACGCGCCGTCGCCATCCGCTATCGGACGAAAACTCCGACTTGCAAACCGCGATTGCTTCGGAACGTGTGGCGCTGACGAGCTTGCGTGAACACGCCGATAAAATCGTAAACACCAGCCACGTTACGCCACGCGAATTGCGCGCAGCCATCGAAAGCACCTTCCTCAACAACGGCGACCGCGCGCAAATGCTGGTGCAAATCAATTCGTTTGGTTTCAAACACGGCCTGCCGACCGACGCCGATTTGGTGTTCGATGTGCGCTTTTTGCCCAACCCGAATTATGACCGCGAAATCGGGCATCTCGACGGCTATTCAACCGCCGTCCAAGACTACGTCATGCGCGAAAAAGTGACGGAAGATTTTCTGTCGCATCTGGGCAGCTTCGTCGATTTCTGCGTGCCGCAATACGAGAAGGAAGGCAAAAGCTATCTTTCGATTGCTATCGGCTGCACCGGCGGACGTCATCGCAGCGTTGTGATGAGCAACTGGCTTTCCGACCGGTTAGGCGAAAACGGCTATCGTGTTTCGGTTTCGCACCGCGACTTGCATCGTTCGGCCAAAGAAGGCGCTGAGAAAGTACGGTCGATTTCGACAGAAGCCAAGGACGCTGCGTGA
- a CDS encoding gluconeogenesis factor YvcK family protein yields the protein MSDLSVEAPRENSPREEALRLLKQPLGKSPRDWRSIKWLTIGLGIKRWGLMALLGLLLAVAGALLAGTELSLNIGLAIIEWVVVLTGRVVDPVALGIALVIAGAAFVIIGLNGTLNAVQNALGHEDFLEAAFRRRKLEHGEHVVALGGGTGLSTMLRGLKKYTSNITAVVTMADDGGSSGQLRKEGMLPPGDLRNCMAALADAEPQMTALFQHRFEGMGPLKGHSLGNLVVAAMCEITGDFESAVQETARVLSIRGKVLPSTLEDVRLSAELENGEEIHGQSKVNKQSGIERVFLTPESPKALPGVVEAIASADVILIGPGSLFTSIIPNLLVPEIAAAIKASRAPKIYICNVMTQPGETHGYTAADHVRAIVRHAGKEVIDYVLLNDGVITEASRERYARAGATPVVPDDAAIEMLDVKVLRGNFVFADNVVRHDADKLAASVFRVLEKM from the coding sequence GTGAGCGACCTGTCGGTAGAAGCGCCGCGCGAGAATTCGCCGCGCGAAGAAGCGTTGCGGCTGCTCAAGCAACCGCTGGGCAAATCGCCGCGCGACTGGCGCTCGATTAAGTGGCTCACAATCGGGCTTGGCATCAAGCGCTGGGGCTTGATGGCCTTGTTGGGCTTGCTGCTGGCGGTTGCGGGCGCTTTGCTGGCCGGCACCGAATTGTCGCTCAATATCGGGCTGGCGATTATCGAATGGGTTGTGGTTCTGACGGGCCGCGTAGTCGATCCGGTTGCGCTGGGAATCGCGCTGGTGATCGCGGGCGCGGCGTTTGTCATTATCGGCCTCAACGGGACGCTCAACGCGGTTCAAAACGCGCTCGGCCACGAAGACTTTTTAGAAGCCGCTTTTCGCCGCCGCAAGCTGGAGCACGGGGAACACGTCGTCGCGCTTGGCGGCGGCACCGGTCTTTCGACGATGCTGCGCGGCCTGAAAAAATACACCTCCAATATCACTGCCGTCGTGACAATGGCCGACGATGGCGGCAGTTCGGGCCAGCTTCGCAAAGAAGGAATGCTGCCGCCGGGCGACCTACGTAACTGCATGGCAGCGTTGGCGGATGCCGAACCGCAAATGACCGCGCTTTTTCAGCATCGCTTTGAAGGCATGGGGCCGCTGAAAGGCCATTCGCTGGGCAACCTTGTCGTCGCGGCGATGTGCGAAATTACCGGCGATTTTGAAAGCGCTGTGCAGGAAACCGCGCGCGTGCTTTCGATTCGCGGCAAAGTTTTGCCATCAACGTTGGAAGATGTGCGACTGAGTGCGGAACTGGAAAACGGCGAAGAAATTCACGGACAAAGCAAAGTCAACAAACAAAGCGGCATCGAGCGCGTGTTCCTCACACCTGAATCTCCCAAAGCACTGCCGGGCGTTGTTGAGGCCATCGCTTCTGCCGATGTGATTCTCATCGGGCCAGGCAGTTTGTTCACTTCGATTATTCCGAACTTGTTGGTGCCCGAAATTGCAGCAGCGATTAAAGCCTCGCGCGCGCCGAAAATTTACATCTGCAATGTCATGACGCAGCCGGGCGAAACGCACGGTTACACGGCTGCCGATCATGTGCGCGCGATTGTGCGTCACGCCGGAAAAGAAGTCATCGATTATGTTTTGCTTAACGATGGCGTAATTACCGAAGCGTCACGCGAGCGTTACGCTCGCGCTGGTGCGACTCCAGTTGTGCCCGACGATGCCGCCATCGAAATGCTCGATGTGAAAGTGCTGCGCGGCAACTTTGTTTTCGCCGATAACGTCGTGCGCCACGACGCCGACAAGCTGGCGGCCTCGGTTTTTCGCGTTCTCGAAAAGATGTAG
- a CDS encoding cytochrome P460 family protein: MNNFLRFSFLLSLCAVTLTISATAKSKSPEEKPKVPAIKNYRKWNLANTQPYFVAAPQAVLCAPPSVSRQRSLANPHEDKWIRVWVNEAGREPLLHQKTPVFPRGAVIVKEKLAEKTSVKPELLTVMIKRDKGFDAKNGDWEYYVMNGDATEVHQGGKLQNCQSCHIPQKENGYVFRDYLPEDVRRALK, encoded by the coding sequence ATGAACAACTTTCTTCGCTTCAGTTTTCTATTGTCTCTGTGCGCGGTAACGCTGACAATTTCTGCAACGGCGAAAAGCAAATCGCCAGAAGAAAAGCCAAAAGTTCCAGCCATTAAGAATTACCGCAAGTGGAATCTGGCGAACACCCAACCTTATTTCGTTGCGGCACCGCAAGCGGTTCTGTGCGCGCCGCCTTCAGTGTCGAGGCAGCGCAGCCTCGCTAACCCGCACGAGGATAAATGGATTCGCGTTTGGGTCAACGAAGCGGGGCGCGAACCATTGCTCCATCAGAAAACACCGGTTTTCCCGCGCGGCGCTGTCATTGTGAAAGAAAAACTGGCTGAAAAAACGAGCGTGAAACCTGAACTGCTTACGGTAATGATTAAGCGCGACAAAGGCTTCGATGCCAAGAACGGCGACTGGGAATATTACGTCATGAACGGCGATGCGACGGAAGTGCACCAGGGCGGCAAGTTGCAAAATTGCCAGAGTTGCCACATTCCACAGAAAGAAAACGGCTACGTTTTCCGCGACTACCTGCCTGAAGACGTTCGCCGCGCATTGAAATAA
- the aspS gene encoding aspartate--tRNA ligase has translation MKRTHSCGTLNETHIGQSVTLCGWAGAVRDQSHQMFIDLRDRSGVVQCVADRDINAEVHDTLLGTKSEYCLQLTGEVVRRIAGKENPKLPTGTVEIRIDAAEVLNTSKPLPFELSGGSVDESVRLQYRYLDLRRQTMRDTLQLRHRLAKATRDFLDGEGFWEVETPLLWKSTPEGAREYAVPTRTHPGKAFVLPQSPQICKQLLMVGGVEKYFQIARCFRDENARSDRQPEFTQIDLEMSFVEQEDVLQLWEKMFKHLMQSVMNVEIPEAFQRLTYADCLRRYGSDKPDTRFGMELVDLGDLVANSDFKVFTGALAAGGEVKAIVAPGCADYSRKQTDELTEIVKRFGARGLATLALGESEVKGSIARFFPEEQANAIFERCGAKAGDLVLIVADKPSVVAQSLDFLRREMGQRLNLIPEGQFNFLWIVDTPMFEYDAEAGRFDAMHHPFCLPNPEDRQLLEDGFTSELAKSDPNHPWANVRAWLYDLVLNGSELSSGSIRCHRRDLQEKIFNVIGLPLEEAERRFGFMLNAFEYGAPPHGGIAAGFDRVVAILANAPDGNIRDVIAFPKNSGGSDPLTGAPTFIDDARWAELGLQALPQEEPAAA, from the coding sequence TTGAAACGAACTCATTCCTGCGGTACTTTAAACGAAACACATATCGGCCAAAGCGTCACGCTTTGCGGCTGGGCGGGCGCGGTGCGCGACCAGAGTCATCAGATGTTCATCGACCTGCGCGACCGCAGCGGCGTTGTCCAATGCGTCGCCGACCGCGATATTAATGCCGAAGTTCACGACACGCTTCTCGGCACCAAAAGCGAATACTGCCTACAACTGACGGGCGAAGTTGTGCGCCGCATCGCCGGCAAAGAAAACCCGAAACTCCCGACGGGTACGGTCGAAATTCGCATTGATGCGGCGGAAGTTCTCAACACGTCGAAGCCTTTGCCCTTCGAGCTTTCGGGCGGCTCCGTCGATGAGAGCGTGCGCTTGCAGTATCGCTATCTCGATTTGCGCCGCCAGACGATGCGCGATACCCTGCAACTTCGTCACCGTTTGGCCAAAGCAACGCGCGACTTTCTCGACGGCGAAGGTTTCTGGGAAGTCGAAACGCCGCTGTTGTGGAAGAGCACGCCCGAAGGCGCGCGCGAATACGCTGTCCCGACGCGCACGCATCCCGGCAAAGCGTTCGTTTTGCCGCAAAGCCCGCAGATTTGCAAACAGCTCTTGATGGTTGGCGGAGTGGAAAAATATTTCCAGATCGCGCGCTGCTTCCGCGACGAAAACGCGCGCAGCGACCGCCAGCCCGAATTCACCCAGATCGACTTGGAAATGAGCTTCGTCGAGCAGGAAGACGTGCTGCAACTCTGGGAAAAGATGTTCAAGCACCTGATGCAAAGCGTGATGAACGTTGAAATCCCCGAAGCCTTCCAGCGCCTGACATATGCGGATTGCTTGCGGCGTTATGGTAGCGACAAGCCCGACACGCGCTTCGGCATGGAACTCGTCGATTTGGGCGATTTGGTCGCAAACAGCGATTTCAAAGTGTTCACCGGCGCGTTGGCAGCGGGCGGCGAAGTCAAGGCGATTGTCGCGCCCGGTTGCGCCGATTATTCGCGCAAGCAAACCGATGAACTGACGGAAATCGTCAAGCGTTTTGGCGCGCGCGGATTGGCGACGCTGGCTTTGGGCGAAAGCGAAGTCAAAGGCAGCATCGCGCGCTTCTTCCCCGAAGAACAGGCGAACGCAATCTTCGAGCGTTGTGGCGCGAAAGCGGGCGATTTGGTCTTGATCGTCGCCGACAAGCCTTCGGTTGTGGCGCAAAGCCTCGACTTCCTGCGCCGCGAAATGGGCCAGCGCTTGAACCTGATTCCCGAAGGACAATTCAACTTCCTGTGGATTGTCGATACGCCGATGTTCGAATACGACGCCGAAGCGGGCCGTTTCGACGCGATGCACCACCCGTTCTGTCTGCCCAACCCCGAAGACCGTCAGTTACTCGAAGACGGCTTTACCTCGGAACTGGCGAAAAGCGACCCGAATCATCCGTGGGCGAACGTGCGCGCGTGGCTTTACGATTTGGTTCTCAACGGTTCGGAATTGTCGAGCGGCTCGATTCGCTGCCATCGCCGCGATCTGCAGGAAAAGATTTTCAATGTCATCGGCTTGCCGTTGGAAGAAGCCGAGCGTCGCTTCGGCTTTATGCTCAACGCGTTTGAATATGGCGCACCGCCACACGGCGGTATCGCGGCGGGCTTCGACCGCGTGGTGGCGATTCTGGCGAACGCGCCCGACGGCAACATCCGCGACGTGATTGCGTTTCCGAAGAACAGCGGCGGCAGCGATCCGCTGACGGGTGCGCCAACATTCATCGACGACGCACGTTGGGCCGAACTCGGCTTGCAAGCTTTGCCGCAAGAAGAACCCGCAGCCGCATAA
- a CDS encoding EAL domain-containing protein has product MTASPQCLRCETFPTAPQGPGTLFLNFPLSHSRAKILTYLRDSPYSYEQKGDALAIEVPEADLVPVVAPLMKLLSSTEQADVRVLFQKQGYLMQLDDYFGIESIHAFLGRAQSGWLIEMIEGDGLNTWFQPIVSCSDKSVRAYECLMRGSDAEGIVFPDRILSVARGANLLFQLDRAARLAAIRNASRHNLETNVFINFTPTSIYDPVNCLRSTVAAVDETQLERHQIVFEVIESDYVPDPDQLKSILDFYRASGFRVALDDVGSGYSSLNLLGAIRPDFIKLDRELIRDVHLDPYKATIAAKLLEVAQSLKVETVAEGVECEEEFHWLRDHGTDLVQGYYFARPNAIPPMRETVSV; this is encoded by the coding sequence ATGACTGCTTCACCCCAATGTTTGCGCTGCGAAACATTTCCGACTGCCCCTCAGGGGCCGGGCACTTTATTTCTGAATTTTCCGCTTTCGCACTCCCGTGCGAAGATTTTGACGTATTTGCGAGATTCGCCATATTCCTACGAACAAAAGGGTGACGCTCTGGCGATTGAAGTGCCCGAGGCCGATCTGGTGCCTGTTGTCGCGCCGTTGATGAAGCTGCTGTCCTCGACCGAGCAAGCCGATGTGCGCGTACTGTTTCAAAAGCAAGGCTACTTGATGCAGCTCGACGACTATTTTGGAATCGAGTCGATTCATGCCTTTCTGGGCCGCGCGCAAAGCGGTTGGCTCATTGAAATGATAGAAGGTGACGGGCTGAACACATGGTTTCAGCCGATTGTTTCCTGCTCCGACAAGTCGGTGCGAGCGTATGAATGCCTGATGCGCGGGAGCGACGCCGAAGGCATTGTTTTCCCCGACCGAATTCTAAGCGTCGCGCGTGGTGCGAATTTGCTGTTTCAACTCGACCGCGCGGCGCGGCTGGCCGCAATTCGCAATGCTTCGCGGCACAATCTGGAAACGAATGTTTTCATCAACTTCACGCCGACTTCGATTTATGATCCGGTGAATTGCCTGCGCAGTACAGTTGCTGCCGTCGATGAAACACAATTAGAACGTCACCAAATTGTTTTCGAAGTAATCGAAAGCGATTACGTTCCCGACCCCGACCAACTCAAATCGATTCTCGATTTCTATCGCGCGTCGGGTTTTCGTGTGGCGCTCGATGATGTCGGCTCCGGTTATTCGTCGCTCAATTTATTAGGCGCGATTCGCCCCGATTTCATCAAGCTCGACCGCGAACTCATCCGCGATGTCCACCTCGATCCGTACAAAGCCACAATTGCCGCCAAGTTGCTCGAAGTCGCGCAAAGCCTGAAGGTGGAAACCGTCGCTGAAGGCGTCGAATGCGAAGAAGAATTCCACTGGCTGCGCGATCACGGCACCGACTTGGTGCAAGGCTATTACTTTGCGCGCCCCAACGCCATTCCGCCGATGCGTGAAACGGTTTCGGTGTAA
- a CDS encoding methylated-DNA--[protein]-cysteine S-methyltransferase — translation MKEYPELYGAQFETRLGWIEATTSEHGLCSVRALDEAPAQPCSHSHPILAACATQLDEYFQGTRKTFDVPLDAGGTPFQQTVWKALRAIPYGTTATYGELARKLGMPTASRAVGAANGRNPIWVIVPCHRVVGASGALVGYAGGLSRKMQLLDLEKKHSGNSLF, via the coding sequence ATGAAAGAATACCCGGAATTGTATGGCGCCCAATTTGAAACCCGCCTCGGCTGGATTGAAGCCACAACAAGCGAGCACGGCTTGTGCAGCGTACGCGCTCTTGATGAAGCACCGGCGCAGCCTTGCAGCCATTCGCATCCGATTCTCGCCGCGTGCGCCACGCAACTGGACGAATATTTTCAGGGCACGCGAAAAACCTTTGATGTGCCACTCGATGCCGGTGGAACGCCATTTCAGCAGACGGTGTGGAAAGCACTTAGGGCCATTCCTTATGGCACAACCGCAACATACGGCGAACTGGCGCGCAAACTGGGAATGCCGACAGCTTCGCGCGCTGTTGGTGCCGCCAACGGGCGCAACCCGATTTGGGTGATTGTGCCGTGTCACCGCGTTGTCGGCGCGAGCGGTGCGCTTGTTGGCTACGCAGGCGGCCTTTCACGCAAAATGCAACTGCTTGATCTGGAAAAAAAGCACAGCGGCAACAGCCTGTTTTAA
- a CDS encoding cyclopropane-fatty-acyl-phospholipid synthase family protein, which translates to MRLLSNMLQKFVKTGSLTVVDAGGKRFVFSGAAGPEVTMRFHDATLPSKIFRNPELAVGEAYMDGTLTFEGCSVYDFLYLFSINRGSLTAYPLQKVVRRISRLLRSVQQHNPVGKAQKNVAHHYDISRELYKLFLDDNMQYSCAYFVNDDDTLEQAQIQKMNHLASKLQLKSGQKVLDIGCGWGGLSLHLASVADVEVLGVTLSKEQLAQARERAEAMGLSKRVRFELQDYRHVNEKFDRIVSVGMFEHVGVNHFPEFFTKLGKLLDKDGVAVLHSIGRMSPPGSTSPWIRKYIFPGAYAPSLSEVFAAVEQKQLWVADCEILRIHYAKTCHEWYLRFMANRDKAKEMYDERFCRMFEFYLAAVEMTFWHGSAMVFQMQLCHKRDAVPLTRDYISDSDRALQKAK; encoded by the coding sequence ATGCGTTTGCTCAGCAATATGCTGCAGAAATTTGTGAAGACCGGTTCGCTCACGGTCGTAGATGCCGGAGGCAAACGTTTTGTTTTCTCTGGCGCGGCGGGTCCGGAAGTCACGATGCGCTTCCACGATGCCACTTTGCCCAGCAAAATTTTTCGCAACCCCGAACTGGCTGTCGGCGAAGCCTACATGGATGGCACCTTAACCTTTGAAGGCTGTTCGGTTTACGATTTTCTTTATCTCTTTTCCATTAATCGCGGTTCGCTCACCGCTTATCCACTTCAGAAAGTCGTGCGCCGCATCTCGCGCTTGCTGCGTTCGGTGCAGCAGCATAATCCGGTGGGCAAAGCGCAGAAGAACGTCGCGCATCACTACGATATTTCGCGCGAGTTGTACAAGCTGTTTCTCGACGATAACATGCAGTATTCCTGCGCGTATTTCGTCAACGACGATGACACGCTGGAGCAGGCGCAGATTCAGAAGATGAATCATCTTGCGTCGAAGTTGCAACTGAAATCGGGCCAGAAAGTTCTCGACATCGGCTGTGGCTGGGGCGGATTATCGCTTCATCTCGCCTCGGTCGCCGATGTCGAAGTGTTAGGTGTCACGCTCTCGAAAGAACAGCTTGCCCAGGCCCGCGAGCGCGCCGAAGCCATGGGATTATCCAAGCGCGTGCGTTTCGAATTGCAGGATTACCGGCATGTGAACGAAAAGTTCGACCGCATCGTTTCTGTCGGTATGTTCGAGCACGTCGGCGTCAATCACTTCCCTGAATTCTTCACCAAATTGGGAAAGCTGCTTGATAAAGATGGCGTGGCCGTTTTACATTCGATTGGCCGCATGAGTCCGCCCGGCTCGACCAGCCCGTGGATTCGTAAATACATTTTTCCCGGTGCCTACGCGCCTTCGCTTTCGGAAGTGTTTGCTGCCGTTGAGCAAAAGCAACTGTGGGTCGCCGACTGTGAAATTCTCCGCATTCATTACGCCAAAACCTGTCACGAATGGTATCTGCGTTTCATGGCAAACCGCGACAAGGCCAAGGAAATGTACGATGAGCGCTTTTGCCGGATGTTTGAGTTTTATCTCGCGGCTGTCGAAATGACATTCTGGCACGGTAGCGCGATGGTGTTTCAGATGCAGCTGTGCCACAAGCGCGATGCGGTTCCGCTCACGCGCGATTACATCTCCGATTCCGACCGCGCGTTGCAAAAAGCAAAATAA